One window from the genome of bacterium encodes:
- a CDS encoding four helix bundle protein → MEAADMKRRTKLFALGVIKTVQGLPRTTEMGVISRQLIRCGTSVGANYRSACLARSKADFIAKLGVVAEEADEALYWMELLIDGGVCRHENLSVLMQEARELTSIMIASIKTTRTTQSKY, encoded by the coding sequence ATGGAAGCCGCTGACATGAAACGACGCACGAAGCTGTTTGCTTTGGGCGTCATCAAAACTGTGCAGGGTCTGCCGCGTACGACGGAAATGGGTGTCATCAGCAGGCAGTTGATAAGGTGTGGAACATCCGTGGGCGCTAACTATCGAAGCGCATGCCTGGCAAGGTCGAAGGCGGACTTTATTGCCAAGCTGGGTGTGGTAGCCGAAGAGGCCGACGAGGCTTTATACTGGATGGAGCTGTTGATCGATGGCGGGGTATGCAGGCATGAGAACTTGAGCGTTCTTATGCAGGAGGCGAGAGAACTGACCTCGATAATGATCGCGTCGATCAAAACAACCCGCACCACCCAATCTAAATACTAG